Sequence from the Phosphitispora fastidiosa genome:
AACTGCCGGAGTATGTTGAATTTGATGGCGGGATGCCGGAAGATGTTGTCCTGGAAGACCAGTTTGGCTATTCATACCGGTTCAGCGGTGCTTCGGCTGAAGCCTCCACAGAAAAAAAAGAGATTTCAGGTGTTCTGGAATTCCCGCCGCTGAAGACCTGGGCCAGGAAACTGACCTTCCGGACAACGGCGCTTAATATACACAGAGACAAAGAACAACATTATATTTTGGGAAACTGGGAATTTGATTTCGCAGTTGACCCTCTGCTTGCCAAAAGGGTAACCAGAGAGATCAAAATTGACCGGGAGTTTTCTGTTGACGGGGTGGATATTCACTTTACCAAGGCAGTCCTTGCTCCCAGCCAGACTGCAGTATTTTATGAGTATAAATCTAAAGAGCCTGATAGGGCCGGCAGGGAATGGAGGCATCGCGAAGAGTTGCTGCGCCAGGTTAAACTGATTGATGATTCCGGCAGGGAATACAGCCGCCTGGGGGGAGGGGGAGGAACTTCCTCTGCTTTGGGGAAAATTACCGGTAATGGAGTGTTAAACTTCAGCCCGGTCCTGTTTTCTGATGCCGGTCGGCTTAACCTGGAAGGAGCCGGGTTTGCAGTAGATAAATCCGGTATGGAAGTGCTTGTGCCTCTGGACCTTAAAGTTGAATACCCTATGAAACATGAGTTTTTGGACGGCACTGTGACCATTGACAGCGCCGCTGCTGCCGACGGGCAGTTGAAGGTTCGTATCCTCACAGGTGACGGAGCCGTAAACAGCGTTTATTCGGTGTTTTTAACAGATACCGCCGGAAAACAATATAACGCCGTGAGTATGAGTTTTGTCGACAAGGTCAGGATTGGGACCGGTGACCGGGTTCAAACAGGGATGGTACAGGAAATCGTTTTCAATACCCCTGCTGCAGACCCAGCGGGTAGGTTTACCATGGTCATCCGGGAGGCAAACATTAATATAGACAGCACATGGAGAGTTGCTATTCCTTTGGGACGGGAGGGGGAGAGATGAAAAAAAGACTGTTGATTATAGTCCTGGCTGTGCTTGCCTTGGGCTTTATGCTGCAGTTGCTGCCTGCCTCGAATATTGCTTTACAGACAGTTGACGCGGAAACCCGTCGGGAGTTTTTACAGAAAATAAACCGCACTGTCAAGGCTGAAGGGCTAGAGATAACGGTCACGGAAGTATTTCTTGACCTTAATACCATATATGTCAACGGCACTGTCAGGGGTAAAGAAAAAATTGTTGCCCTGGAAGTAACCGACAAGAATGACCCCGAAGCAGCTGATAAAGTCAACGATAGCGGGCAGCAGCCAAAAGCGCTGCCGGGTACGGAACTGGAGTGGGGAATGCACGGGCTTTGGTCGGGCGGGAAGTGGTGGCATCCGGCGGGTGACAGATTTTCTGTCAGGTTTCCCCATGGCCTTGACCTGAGTCAGCCGGGATTTAATATGGTGTTTTATACTTCGCCAGGTGAGAAGGTAGTTTTGGAGATACCGGTTAAAGAAAACCTTAAGGATAAAGTAAAGGTGGTTCCGGTTAACTGGAAGGCAGACCTTGAGGGGAAGCGGCTGGAGATCCGGGAAATCAGTTTTGGGCTGACCTATACGGCTGTCCAATACCAAACCCGGTCAAGTTTTGCATGGCGGGACATGGAATTCACCCTTACTGATTTAACGACAGGGAAAACCTACCGGAGCGCATTTGGCTCTCTGAGCGGAGATGGGGAAGAATATACCGGGGAGGCAGCATTTGAGGACCCCGTACCACTGCCGGAAGGCCCTGTTGAGCTTAAGGTCCGCAGCAAGGAAGGTACTGTTAAAAAGCAGATCAGTGTGTTGACACTTCCCATACCTAAAGGCAGGGGATTCTTGGGTGATTAAACCTCCCCTCCATAGGAATATTATACCATACAAAACCTATGTTCGGGGAAAATATGTTCGCCTTTAAAATAATATAGCAACTTTCGGGGCATCGACCCTCGGTCACTGTGCCTTATATCCCCATGGCTAAAGCTAGGGGCTTTACGGCGCTTATGGTAACTATTAGCAGGGTACACAACCAAATTAGCAGGGGGCAATGACACATGTGTGAAGAACATACGGTTAGGGAACCGTTTTGGATGAAAAAGCTGATGCTGCTTGCCTACGGGAAATGGGTAGATGACACTCTGGATTATTACCTCTTTTTGGGGAGAATGACCAGGGTTCCTTTGATCGGCAGGGTGGTGCATTTTTTTGCGGAACAATACGGCAAATATATGCACGGAGGCAGGGCGGCAACGGCAGATGAATGTATCGGGGTGCTGGCAGGGGCACGACAGATTGCTATTATGGACTGTTCCTGCAGGGTTAAATACGACAATTGTGATAAACCGATCAGGACCTGTATCGCCATAAATACCGGGGCTGAAGTCCTGGGCAGCCTAAGAAAAGAGCAGCTTGTTTCGATAGAGGAAGCAGTGCGGATTGTAAGGGAAGCACCGGACCATGGTCTGATAAGGTCAATCACCCATTGTGTGTTACCTGACCAATACGTTATCTGCAACTGCTGTACCTGCTGCTGTGTGCCTTACAGGCTAAGAAGCGAGTATGGCATCAGAAGCGCCGTGGAGGATGGGTTTTATGCGGCTCAAATCAATACCGGAAGCTGCCTCAAATGCGGCAGGTGTCTGGATAAGTGTCCCCAAGACGCCATTGATATTGATCAGGGAACAATTGATGCGGCGAAGTGCCTTGGCTGTGGAAACTGTTTTGACAACTGCCCCCACAACGCGATACAAATGGTGGTGCGGGAGGACCGGAAACCTGTGATGCTGCCCGGCAGAGCCGCAAGATTCCTGATGTATACCGTCTTTCTGGCAGTAATCCTGCCCCTGGCTGGGGGGTATAAACTACTGCATACATCGAAGGGGAAACTATCCAAATAACCTGATAGATTATGATATTTAAATTTAAAGCAAGGAGTATAATTTTCCTCCAGGGCGTCCAACGGTGTCCTGGAGGTTTTTTCCTGCTTTTTTAGCCGTTTGGCGGCAATAAATGAGCAGGGGAAAATACATAGATGGACTCTTTAAGGGAAACCATATTTTATAAGAGGGTTTCATGGGAGTGTGCTAATGGACAAACATCGTTTGCTGGAGAAGCTTAACTGGTTTTATTCCCTGGAAATTAATCAGGTGGATATGTACCGGAAGCAGAGCAAAAAGACTGAAGACCCGCATCTTGCCAGGGCGCTCAACAAATTTGCCGAGATTGAACAGGGTCATGTCGAAAATATTTGCAGCACAATTGAGCGGCTGGGGGCCAACCCATCTTTTTTATGGGAAATTGCCGGGGAGATATCCGGCGCTGTTACAGGCACCCTTTCAAGTCTTCCGACCCGTGAAGAGACATTAAGGTTTAATATTGCCCTGGAGACAAAGGCAATATCCGATTATAAGGCGTTAATGAGATTGGTTGGTGATGATGACATCAGGGAGACCCTTTGGAGCAATATGATTGATGAGGAACTGCATACATCGTGGATGAATGCTGAATTGATGAAAATGAAAGGAGAAGGTCATTGATGCGGGAGTTTAAACTTAGTAGGTTATTAGTAGTTTCTTTGCTGGTGTTGACGGTTTTTTCGGGAGGATTAATATATTCCCGGACTATTTCAGCCCAGACTCCAAAGCTGAACTGGGGTTCCTCCGGAGCTGATGTTTCCAAGGTCCAGACAAAACTCAGGGACTGGGGTTATTACAAAGGGGCGGTTGACGGGGTATACGGCGGTGGTACTGTAAATGCGGTAAAAAAATTTCAGGCCAAAAACGGCCTGGCTGCAGACGGGATAGTTGGTCCTGCCACATGGGAAGCCCTGGGGTTTACTGTAAGCCGTCCAGACGGATACCAGCCTTCAAGGGGTATTTCCGCCAGGGATGATATATATCTCCTGGCAAGGGTAGTCAACGGGGAAGCGGCAAATGAACCACACCTCGGAAAAGTTGCGGTGGCAGCAGTGATTTTAAACAGGGTCGAAAGCGATAAGTTTCCCAATACTCTGGCAGGGGTTATTTACCAGCCACATGCCTTTGAATCCATAACCAATGGAATAGCCAATGCGCAGCCCTCCCAGGATTCGGTCAAGGCTGCTCAGGATGCCATGAATGGATGGGATCCTTCTCAGGGGGCATTGTTTTTTTGGAATCCCGCGAAACCCGTGAGCAGTTGGATATGGTCAAGGCCCATTATAACCGAAATAGGAGGTCATGTGTTCGCCAGGTAAAGCCAGGAGTTAAGGTTTAGCGCCTAAGGCTGTCAATAATTTGAGTTAGAAAGGGGACTTTTACTTTGAGGAAATGGTGGATGATTCCTGCCCTGGCTGCTGTGCTGGCCATAGGCGGGCTGGCATACTGGGGATACGGATTAGCTCAGGACAGGGACCAGATTGTCACTTATATGAACAACAATAACCAAAGGGCGTTCTACCAGTTGGTGGACCATGTGGAAAATATGGAGGTCATGCTTTCCAAGGGCCTGGTCTCAAACTCACCCTCACAGCGGATGATGATTTTTTCCGATGTTTGGCAGGAATCCTATGCAGCCAGGGAAACCCTGGCACAGATACCGGTCACAGGACCCAGCCTGACCCGAACCTCTACCTTCCTTACCCAGACCGGAGATTATGTCTGGTCACTGGCCAAGAGATTTGTCAGGGGTGATGAGATCAAGGCTGAAGAAATCGACAAACTGAACAGGCTGCATACTGAAGCCGGGTATCTTGCCGCTGAGTTGGAGAACATAGAGAAAATGGCTGCTGACAGGAGGCTTACCTGGGGGGAAATCAAGTCAAAGTCTGAAGATATGGGCCAAGATGTCAATGTTCCCAGGGGACTTGAAAATATTAACCGGAAAATGGAGGACTTTCCCACCTTGATTTATGACGGTCCATTTTCAGACCACATTATCAATAGAAAGCCCCAGAGTCTTACCGGCAGCGCAGTCAGCAGGGATCAGGCCGGGACCGCTGCCCGGAGATTCGTGGAGACAGGGACTTCCAAAAAATTCAGGGTGGTAAATACTGAAGAGGTTAATGGCATCATTCCTGCCTACAGGATTTATCTGGCTTCACAGCGGCAGGTAAAACCATCGGTAACGGTTGATATATCCAAAAAAGGCGGACATACGCTGTTTATGCTGAACAACAGAGTGGTTAACAAGGCCGCGACATCTTCCGATAAGGCTGTTTCACTGGCCCGGAGTTTTCTGGAAAAGCGGAATATAGATAATATGGCGCCGACATACTTTATTGAACAGCAAAATACGGGAATAGTTATTTTTGAATATGAACAGGACGGGATACTGATTTACCCCGACCTGATGAAAGTAAAAGTCGCTCTGGATACCGGAGAAATAGTCGGCTTCGAAGGCACCGGGTTTCTGATGAATCACCAAAACAGGCAGCTTCCCAAACCGAAATTGAGTGAGCGGGAAGCCCTATCAAAAGTAAATCCTGACCTGAAAATAAGTTCCAAAAGGCTGGCGGTGATTCCCCGGGAAAACCTGGAGGAAGTGCTGGTATATGAATTCAAGGGCACCCTCGAGGAAGACAGCTTCATTATTTACATTAATGCTATGACAGGTGATGAGGAGCAAATACTCAAAGTCATTGAAACCAATGGTGGACCAATGATGATGTAATACAGTGAAAAGGCCATAGGACGAGGATTCATAGGTATTTGGGGGGTATTGGGCGTGGGTTCAGGTTCATCCGGTGTTTCGCGCGCATAACCCCTCTTAGCATTTTTGCCTTTCCCAAAAAAACAAGCTATAATTGTACTATCCCAACAAGGGCTTAATTTTAAATTTTAGCGGCTTGAGATGGTGAAGTAGTTCCGGGCAGTAGGTGTAAATGCGAGCAGGTATATGCTTTGACTGGAGCGGATATCTGTAAGTGTTTAGATATAACAGTGATAACACCCTAAGTCGAAATTGTTACCGGTTCACCGAACCCGGAATCGAAAAATCAGCTAAAACCTGAGAGCTGGGGCTTTTTTTAGTTCTGAATAAACAGGGCTAAAGATAGATCATGCAAATGGTCTGGGGTGAGTCGGTGAGGCGAAACCTGGGCACTCTAACTCTCTTCTATTAATAGAAGAGAGTCAGAGTGCCCATTTTTATTTTTTATGAAAAGGAGGGATAAATGGCGCCCGCTCTCGGAAATAGCCGAGCCACAGCGGAGGGGAAAACACATAAAAATGAAAAAGGAGGAGAATAAACAAAATGTTTAAAAGGTATTTCAGATATATCTGCCTGGCCTTGCTGGTTGTGATGACAGGGGTTCTGGCGGCAGGATGCAGTGATGACGGGATTAAAATAGGAGTTGTTACCGGGACAACTTTTGAGCAGGAAGCAAACAAATTTTCCAAGGTGGATGAGGTTAAATTATATAAGGATGATAACTTTACCCTTCAGGAACTGTCCAGCGGCAGGATTGACGGTGTGATTACGGACAAGCTGGTCGGGCTGACAGGGATCAAAGAGGGAGGCTATGACAACCTTAAACTGGCGGGTGACCTGCTCTATACCGAAACTATCGGGGTAGCTGTCAGAAAAGAGGATGATTCCCTAAGGCAGGCAATTAATGAAGCCCTTGGAGAAATGATAGCTGACGGTACTTATGCAGAAATAAGCAAAAAATATTTTGGCCGTGATATTATGGAAGGTATCGAATATAAAGAGACTTTTCCTGATGAAGAAAGCGCTGCAGACGACAGCCTGGACAGAGTAAAAGAGGCAGGGAAGCTGCAGTTTGCTATGAGCGGTGGCTATCCCCCATTCAACTATTTTACTGAAAATGATGAACTGACAGGTTTTGATGTTGAGGTCGGGAAAGAAGTTGCCAAGAGGCTTGGGGTCGAGTATGAGCCGGTAACCACAGACTGGAGCGGGATTCTTGAGGGTCTCAGGGCCGGTCGTTATGACGGTATTTTCGGCAGTATGGCAATTACCGATGAGAGACTGGAGGTTGTTGACTTTACCGATCCTTATTATTATTCTGGGGCACAGTTGATAGTCCGGGAGGATTCAACCATTACCGGGCCAGAGAACCTGAAATAGAGATTCCGGGGTGCACAGCTTGGGTGCTGTGCACCCGGTTTTTGTCTGGCGCAGGAACTCTGTTGATTGAAGGTATAAGTGGTGAGCTTCAAATAGGAGGTAGTGCTTTTTGGTATATGATTTTAGCATAGTAGTAGAAAAGTTTCCGATTTTTATCCCGGCAGCAGTGCAGACTCTTAAAATTACGGCGACATCAATTGTTTTTGGGGTTATTTTAGGTTTGGTTGTTGCTCTTGGCAGGATTTCAAAGTCAAGACTCTTTTACTACCCGGCCACTTTGTATATTACAGTTATCAGGGGAACACCTATTCTTCTACAGCTGTTTATCGTATATTTCGGTCTGTCTGAGATTGTCAGGCTGGACCCCTTTCCTTCTGCGGTAATTGCCTTCGGAACCCATAATGGTGCATATATAGCGGAAATATTCCGCGGGGCCATCAAGTCCATTGATATCGGGCAGATGGAAGCAGCGCGCTCACTTGGGATGACACAATTTCAGGCTATGCGGCGCATCATCCTGCCTCAGGCTTTGAAACGAGCGATTCCGCCTCTGGGAAACCAGTTTATTATTGCTACCAAGGACTCTTCACTGGCCAGCGCCATTTCGGTCAGGGAGCTGCTGCTTAAATCTCAGCAGCTAGGCTCGTCTACCTATCGGTTTATGGAGTATTTTATTATTGCCGGAATTTATTATCTCATTATCACAACTATACTGGGGTATCTGGTACACAGGCTGGAACGCAGGCTGGCTGTAAGTGACCGTCTGTAAACCGGTGCAGTGGTATGAACGGAGTGTGGCCGATGAATAAGATGAGTGACGAGGTGTGATGATTTGAATAAAAGAAGTGACCGAAAAATGGTCAAGGTTAAAGGACTTCATAAGAGCTTCGGAAAACTGGAAGTTCTCAAAGGTATAGACCTATCTGTGTCTGAGGGGGAAGTAGTGGTTATTATCGGGCCCAGTGGTTCCGGGAAGAGTACGCTTCTGCGCTGTATTAATTTCCTGGAAGAAAACCAGTCGGGAGAGATATATATTGACGGCCAGTTGATTAAACACAGGGATGGCCATATAAACAAAATGCGGCAGAATGTCGGAATGGTATTTCAGCACTTTAACCTTTTCCCACACATGACTGTGTTGCAAAATGTTATTGAAGGGCCTATTCAGGTGCGGAAAATGAGCAAACAGGATGCTATCACGATGTCGGAAGAACTTCTGGATAAGGTTGGCCTGGCAGACAAGAAAAATGTATACCCAGCCATGCTGTCCGGAGGCCAAAAGCAGAGAGTTGCCATTGCCAGGGCTCTGGCAATGCAGCCAAAGGTGATGTTGTTTGATGAGCCGACTTCGGCGCTGGACCCTGAACTGGTCGGAGAAGTTCTGGCTGTTATGAAGCAACTGGCCAGGGAGGGTATGACGATGCTGGTGGTCACCCATGAAATGGGCTTTGCCCGTGAGGTGGCCGACCGGGTGATATTTATGGATGATGCCGCAATTGTGGAACAGGGAATACCTGAGGACGTTTTTGATAATCCCAGGAATGAACGTACTCAGGCGTTTTTAGGCCAGATATTATAATTGCGGATGTAGTTTTATGTGCTGGCTAATCCAGCTGCTGCTGTCCGCGGCGTTTCCCCGGAAGATTTTTCCGCGATTCCGGCCAGCTGCCCCAAAGCCCGACTCCGTTTTCGAAACCTGAGAAGAAATGCAGGGTACAGTATTCCCGGGGTTCTGTCCCTTTGAGAAAACTTGCTCTGATAGTGTCCGGGGAAAGGGGTGTCGCCAGCAGCCCTGTATCTGTACAGATGTTTGCGGTGACGATGTCGGGTGGTACACTGAATTGTTCAGGGGGGACATTTTCCAGTGCCTGTGACATGAACCTGGCCCAAATGGGACCGGCGATTTTGCCGCCTGGGATACCCACGGCTTTTTCCGGATTGTCGTAACCGATATACACACTTGCAGCCAGGTGTGGTGTGTAGCCAACAAACCAGGCATCACGGTAATTTTGGGTTGTGCCTGTTTTACCTGCAGCCGGGCGTGAGATAATTCCGGAAAGTGAAGCGGCGGTACCTCCGGGATCAAAAACCGCAGACAGCATATCAGTCACCAGATAGGCCGTGGAATCTGAAATTACCCGTTCTGTGACCGGGGCATTTTCTTCGATTACCCGGCCCTTTTTATCGGTAATTTTAAGTATGAACAGGGGTTTGCTTTTGATGCCGCCGGAGGCTAAAGTGCTATACGCGGCGGCCATTTCAAGGGGAGTTACCTCGGAAGTGCCCAATGCCAGGGACAGGTACGGCCTAAGGTCACTTTCTATACCCATTTTATGGGCATATTCGGTCATTGTGCGGGGAGTGATTTCACCGGCAAGCCTGACAGCCACAATGTTATCGGAAATTTTCAGGGCCTCTTTTAAAGTCAGCGGTCGGTTGTGATAGGGGGCTGCCCCGTAATCAGTAGGCTTATATGGTTTGCCGTTGTCCTGAGGGAACTCCACATATTCACAGGTAAGGGTGCTTCCCTGGGTATAGCCGCGGTCAATGGCTGCAGTGTATAAAAACGGTTTAAAGGCTGAACCCGGCTGCCTTTTCGCCTGGACAGCCCTGTTGAAT
This genomic interval carries:
- a CDS encoding DUF4179 domain-containing protein; translated protein: MIDCRSVQNLLPEYALAELDDETTQRICRHLRECPECNQEKERLRELYGFGNVFFGQMKEGIPIPAGAGYLKLPEYRRRGLRLPVFREVFGLKYAAACAVVVILFFSTYISPTAAYYASKIPVLGQVFTTVDEGALVAHEEGFGQRVGKTRTINGAAFMVDEVIIDQARTLLLFRIKLPEYVEFDGGMPEDVVLEDQFGYSYRFSGASAEASTEKKEISGVLEFPPLKTWARKLTFRTTALNIHRDKEQHYILGNWEFDFAVDPLLAKRVTREIKIDREFSVDGVDIHFTKAVLAPSQTAVFYEYKSKEPDRAGREWRHREELLRQVKLIDDSGREYSRLGGGGGTSSALGKITGNGVLNFSPVLFSDAGRLNLEGAGFAVDKSGMEVLVPLDLKVEYPMKHEFLDGTVTIDSAAAADGQLKVRILTGDGAVNSVYSVFLTDTAGKQYNAVSMSFVDKVRIGTGDRVQTGMVQEIVFNTPAADPAGRFTMVIREANINIDSTWRVAIPLGREGER
- a CDS encoding 4Fe-4S binding protein; the protein is MCEEHTVREPFWMKKLMLLAYGKWVDDTLDYYLFLGRMTRVPLIGRVVHFFAEQYGKYMHGGRAATADECIGVLAGARQIAIMDCSCRVKYDNCDKPIRTCIAINTGAEVLGSLRKEQLVSIEEAVRIVREAPDHGLIRSITHCVLPDQYVICNCCTCCCVPYRLRSEYGIRSAVEDGFYAAQINTGSCLKCGRCLDKCPQDAIDIDQGTIDAAKCLGCGNCFDNCPHNAIQMVVREDRKPVMLPGRAARFLMYTVFLAVILPLAGGYKLLHTSKGKLSK
- a CDS encoding DUF892 family protein, with translation MDKHRLLEKLNWFYSLEINQVDMYRKQSKKTEDPHLARALNKFAEIEQGHVENICSTIERLGANPSFLWEIAGEISGAVTGTLSSLPTREETLRFNIALETKAISDYKALMRLVGDDDIRETLWSNMIDEELHTSWMNAELMKMKGEGH
- the sleB gene encoding spore cortex-lytic enzyme, with the protein product MREFKLSRLLVVSLLVLTVFSGGLIYSRTISAQTPKLNWGSSGADVSKVQTKLRDWGYYKGAVDGVYGGGTVNAVKKFQAKNGLAADGIVGPATWEALGFTVSRPDGYQPSRGISARDDIYLLARVVNGEAANEPHLGKVAVAAVILNRVESDKFPNTLAGVIYQPHAFESITNGIANAQPSQDSVKAAQDAMNGWDPSQGALFFWNPAKPVSSWIWSRPIITEIGGHVFAR
- the ypeB gene encoding germination protein YpeB yields the protein MRKWWMIPALAAVLAIGGLAYWGYGLAQDRDQIVTYMNNNNQRAFYQLVDHVENMEVMLSKGLVSNSPSQRMMIFSDVWQESYAARETLAQIPVTGPSLTRTSTFLTQTGDYVWSLAKRFVRGDEIKAEEIDKLNRLHTEAGYLAAELENIEKMAADRRLTWGEIKSKSEDMGQDVNVPRGLENINRKMEDFPTLIYDGPFSDHIINRKPQSLTGSAVSRDQAGTAARRFVETGTSKKFRVVNTEEVNGIIPAYRIYLASQRQVKPSVTVDISKKGGHTLFMLNNRVVNKAATSSDKAVSLARSFLEKRNIDNMAPTYFIEQQNTGIVIFEYEQDGILIYPDLMKVKVALDTGEIVGFEGTGFLMNHQNRQLPKPKLSEREALSKVNPDLKISSKRLAVIPRENLEEVLVYEFKGTLEEDSFIIYINAMTGDEEQILKVIETNGGPMMM
- a CDS encoding transporter substrate-binding domain-containing protein; translated protein: MFKRYFRYICLALLVVMTGVLAAGCSDDGIKIGVVTGTTFEQEANKFSKVDEVKLYKDDNFTLQELSSGRIDGVITDKLVGLTGIKEGGYDNLKLAGDLLYTETIGVAVRKEDDSLRQAINEALGEMIADGTYAEISKKYFGRDIMEGIEYKETFPDEESAADDSLDRVKEAGKLQFAMSGGYPPFNYFTENDELTGFDVEVGKEVAKRLGVEYEPVTTDWSGILEGLRAGRYDGIFGSMAITDERLEVVDFTDPYYYSGAQLIVREDSTITGPENLK
- a CDS encoding amino acid ABC transporter permease, which encodes MVYDFSIVVEKFPIFIPAAVQTLKITATSIVFGVILGLVVALGRISKSRLFYYPATLYITVIRGTPILLQLFIVYFGLSEIVRLDPFPSAVIAFGTHNGAYIAEIFRGAIKSIDIGQMEAARSLGMTQFQAMRRIILPQALKRAIPPLGNQFIIATKDSSLASAISVRELLLKSQQLGSSTYRFMEYFIIAGIYYLIITTILGYLVHRLERRLAVSDRL
- a CDS encoding amino acid ABC transporter ATP-binding protein produces the protein MVKVKGLHKSFGKLEVLKGIDLSVSEGEVVVIIGPSGSGKSTLLRCINFLEENQSGEIYIDGQLIKHRDGHINKMRQNVGMVFQHFNLFPHMTVLQNVIEGPIQVRKMSKQDAITMSEELLDKVGLADKKNVYPAMLSGGQKQRVAIARALAMQPKVMLFDEPTSALDPELVGEVLAVMKQLAREGMTMLVVTHEMGFAREVADRVIFMDDAAIVEQGIPEDVFDNPRNERTQAFLGQIL
- a CDS encoding penicillin-binding protein 1A, with product MLTLPTPKVPVASKVYDVNNQVIATLYRENRVEVPVEKIPQMTRNAFIAVEDTRFYKHFGLDPVRIIGAAWRNLRSGELVEGGSTITQQTVKNLYLSREKTFGRKFREALLAVQMERKYSKDEILELYLNQIYFGHGAYGVEIAAQTYFDKPASELDLAESAMLAGLPKAPNTYSPFKDWDKARDRQKTVLKRMTAAGFITDEQADEAFREKLILKSGRTETETAPYFISEVIQYLTDKYEDGADMLYAEGISVYTTLDLNMQKAAESSFDSVLQDNDAQLDGALAAIEPGTGHIRAMVGGRDFSRSKFNRAVQAKRQPGSAFKPFLYTAAIDRGYTQGSTLTCEYVEFPQDNGKPYKPTDYGAAPYHNRPLTLKEALKISDNIVAVRLAGEITPRTMTEYAHKMGIESDLRPYLSLALGTSEVTPLEMAAAYSTLASGGIKSKPLFILKITDKKGRVIEENAPVTERVISDSTAYLVTDMLSAVFDPGGTAASLSGIISRPAAGKTGTTQNYRDAWFVGYTPHLAASVYIGYDNPEKAVGIPGGKIAGPIWARFMSQALENVPPEQFSVPPDIVTANICTDTGLLATPLSPDTIRASFLKGTEPREYCTLHFFSGFENGVGLWGSWPESRKNLPGKRRGQQQLD